GGCGCGAAGATCGAGGACGTCTCGCTCATCGCGGCGCACCCCGTCGCCTACGCGCAGTGCCTGCAGTGGCTGTCGAAGAACCTTCCCGCGCACGCCCATGTTCCCGCCGCGAGCAACGTCGCCAGCGCGATGGGTCTCATCGACGGGTCCAGTGACGCGGATGCCGCGATCGCCCCGCCCGGGATCCTCGTGCACCACGAGCTCGAACTCCTCGCCTCCGCCATCGGCGACAACGCGAACGCCGTCACGCGATTCGTGCTGGTGAGCCGCACCGTCGCGCCCCCGCCCCCGACCGGCGCCGACAAGACCTCGCTCATCGCCGAGCTGCCCGATGACCATCCCGGTGCGCTGCTCGAGATGCTCGAGCAGTTCGCGACCCGCGGCATCAACCTCTCGCTGCTGGCGTCGCGTCCGATCGGCGACGCGCTGGGCCGGTACCGGTTCGTCATCGACGCGGACGGCCACATCTCGGACGAGCGCATGGCCGACGCCCTGCTGGGCCTGCGGCGCTTCAGTCCGCAGGTCGTGTTCCTCGGGTCGTATCCCCGCGCCGATCGGGCGGTCGTGCGCTACCCGGAGCGATACTCCGACGACGTGTTCGTCGAAGCCCGCGACTGGCTGCGCGGTCTCCTCAGCGGAGAGCCCGACGAGGCATGACCGAGCCTTTCGTCTTCGACCCGTCGAACGAGGTGCACGCGCGCACGCTCGCGCGCCTCGAAGGCGAGCAGGTCGCCTGGATCGGCACGACCGGCCGCGACGGCTATCCGCACGCGGTGCCGGTCTGGTTCCTGTGGCTCGGCGATCGCGCCCTCGTGCTGAGCGAGCCGCGCACCGCGAAGGTCCGCAACCTCGAGGCGGACCCGAAGGTGCTGCTGCACCTCGAAGCCGGCGCGGACGGCGAGCAGCTCGCCGTGCTCCGCGGCCTCGCGACCCTCTCGCCCGGTGCGGGCCCCGAGTGGGCGGAGCGCATCGGCGCCGCCTACGGCGCCAAGTACGACGAGTGGATGCTGCGCCTCGGCCTCACCACCGAGACGATGTTCGCCCGCTACAGCACCGTCATCGAGATCACCCCCGTCTCGCTCATCGCCTGGTAGCCGCTCGCCGGGGCCTCGCCACGAGGCGGTGAGGCTCGTACCCTCTTGGGTGCGGGCGCGTCGCGTGTCCGCCACCTCGCGAACGGGGGTTCCCGATGTCCACCTCGCCCTCCCTCTCCGCCGGCCCCACCGCCGACGCGTTCGCCGAGCGGATGCTGACCTCCGCCCTCGGCTGGATCGACGTCATGTCGGCGTACCTCGGCGATCGTCTCGGCTGGTATCGAAGCCTCGCGGACGCCGGCCCGTCCACGCCGGACGAGCTGGCCGACCGCACGGGCACATCCCCGAGGTACGCACGCGAATGGCTCGAGCAGCAGGCCGTGAGCGGCATCCTCACCCTCGATGACTCCGGCCGGTACACCCTGCCGCCCGGGCCCGCCGAAGTGCTGACGGATGCCGCGAGCCTCGCCTATCTCGCACCGCTGTCCCGTCTCTTCGCGGCGACCGGCGCGCAGACCGCGGCGCTCCTCGAGGCGTACCGCACCGGCGGCGGGGTGAGCTGGGAGCAGTTCGGACCCGACGCCCGTGAGGCCCAGGCCGATCTGAACCGGCCGTGGTTCGGCGAACTCGCCGGGGCGTTCGCCACGGTGCCCGAGTTGCACGCCGTGCTGTCGCGGCCGGGAGCGCGGATCGCCGACATCGGCATGGGCGGCGGGTGGTCGTCGATCGAGTTGGCGAAGGCGCACCCCGGACTCCGCGTCGACGGTTTCGACGTCGACGAGCCGTCGATCGCCCTCGCCCGCGAGAATGCCGAAGCGGCGGGCGTGGCCGATCGCGTGGAGTTCCACAACGCCGACGGCGACGGTCTCGCGCACGACGGCCCGTTCGACGCCGCCTTCGCGTTCGAGTGCATCCACGACATGCCGCGGCCGGTCGAGGTCCTCGAGGCCATGCGGCTGGCCGTGCGCGACGGCGGCCCGGTGATCGTGATGGATGAGGCGGTGGCCGACCGGCTCGTCGCGCCGGGCGACGAGCTGGAGAGGATCATGTACGGATTCAGCCTCTTCTGCTGCCTTCCCGACGGGCTGTCGCACCAGCCGAGCGTGGGCACCGGCACGGTCATGCGCCCCGGCATCCTCCGGCGCTACGCCCAGGAGGCCGGCTTCGCCGATCTGGAGATCCTCCCGATCGAGGACTTCAGCTTCTTCCGCTTCTACTCGCTCACGCGCTGACCCCCGCCCCCGGCCCCCGGCCCGGCCACCCTTCCGTTTGTGCGGGCGAATGTCCGCCCGGGGGCCGGGTGACACGCACATTCGCCCGCACAAACGGAAACCGGCGGGTCGGGTCAGGCGAGGCCGAGCTCGGCGGCGAGGAGGTCGAGCGTCTGCAGGCGGCCGGGGGAGGCATCCATCGGCTCGCCGTCGTAGCTGCCCGCGATGGGCGAGACCATGATCTCGTCGACGCCGTGCGTCGACGCGAACTCCCGCAGCCGGGTCGCGACCGCGTCGGGGGTTCCCACGAACCAGTTCGCACGGGCCGAGTCCATGAAGGAGTCGCCGAGCCCTTCGAAGTCGGCGGCGCCGGCGAGCGACTGCTCGACCGTCTCGAGCGGGATGAGCGGGCGGTTCGTCCGCAGCCGCGCGGTCATCCGCAGGTTCGGCAGCACGCGCTCCTCGGCCTCGGCGTCGGTCGGGGCGGCGAGCACGTTCGCGGTGAGGAACGTGCGCGGCTCGGGGTGGGCCTCGCTCGGCCGATAGGCCGAGCGGTACAGGTCGAGCGCGCGCTCGAGTCCCTGGCCCGAGAAGTGGTTCGCGAACACGTACGGCAGCCCGACCGATGCGGCCAGCTGCGCCGAGTAGTCGCTCGAGCCCAGCAGCCACACCTCGGGGACCGTCGCTGCGGCGGGGGTCGCGTGCACGTCGTAGGTGCCGCCCGAGGTGAAGCGCACGCTGGCACCCTCGGGTGAGACGAGCGACACGATGTCGCGCACGTGGTCGGGGAAGCGGTCGACGTCGCTCGTCGTGCCGCTCTGGCGCAGCAGCTGCGTGATGACCGGATCCGAGCCGGGCGCGCGGCCCAGCCCGAGGTCGATGCGTCCCGGCGCGAGCGCCTCGAGCGCCGCGAACTGCTCCGCGACGACGAGCGGCGAGTGGTTGGGCAGCATCACGCCGCCCGATCCGAGCCGGATGCGCGACGTGCGTGCGGCGGACGCCGCCGCGAGCACCGGCGGCGTCGTCGAGGCGACGGCCGGCATATTGTGGTGCTCGGCGAACCAGTACCTCCGGAAGCCGAGCTCGTCGGCGCGGGTCACGAGGGCGAGGGATGCCGCGACCGCCTGCGCGCTCGTCTGCCCGGCACGCACCGGCACGAGGTCGAGGACGGACAGGGCCGGGGTCGCAGTGCTCATCCCCGGTACCAACCCGCGGCCCGCGCTCGGCATTCCACGGCCGGTCAGGCCGAGCCGCGCCAGACGACGGGGCACTCGAGGACGCGGCCTTCTGTGCCGGGGTCTTCGCCGCGCAGCTGGCGGAGCACCGACTCCGCCGCGGCCCGGCCGAGCTCGGTGGCGGGCTGGTGCACGGTCGAGAGCGGGGGATCGGTGCGCAGCGCCCACGAGCTGTCGTCGAAGCCGACGACGCCGACATCGTCGGGGATGCGGCGACCCGCCGCCTGGAGGACGTCCATCGCGCCGGCGGCGACGGCGTCGCTGGAGGCGAAGACGCCGTCGATGTCTGGCGCGCGCTCGAGGAGGGCCCGCATGCCGGCCTGCCCATCCGAGTAGGAGTACAGCGGGATCCGCTCGACGAGCTGGGGGTCGAAGCGGTTGCCCAGGGCATCCACGAAGCCGGCGAGGCGGTCGGAGCCGGAGTCGCGGTCGAGCGCCGGCGCGATCATGCCGATCCGCTTCCTGCCGGTCGCGACCAGGCGGGAAGTGATCTCGCGGGCTGCGCCTCGGTTGTCGATCGCGACGTAGGCGGCGTCGCCGATGTCGCGCGGGTGGCCCACGAAGGCGGCGGGCAGAGCGAGGTCGGCGATCGCCCGCGTGATCGGGTCTCCCACGCGGGCTGAGACGATGATGACGCCGTCGATCAGTCCACCGCTGAGATAGCGGGCGAGGCGATCGATGTCACGGGTGGAGTCGGCGATGAGGAAGGACAGCTGGTAGTCGGCCTCCGACAGCGCCGCGTTCGCGCCGAGGAGGATCGACCCGATGTTCGGGTCCTCCACGAAGAGCGAGTGGGGCTCGTGGACGATCAGCCCGATCGCCTGCGAGCTCTGCATGACGAGGCTGCGGGCGGCGCGGTTGGGGATGAAGCCCACCTTGGCGATGGCGGCGTCGATCGCCGCGCGGGCCTCGTCGGAGACGTAGGGCTGACCGTTCAGGACCCGACTCACGGTGCCGCGGGAGACTCCGGCCTCCGTGGCGACGTCCTTGACCGTTGCGCGTCGTCGGCGTCCGTTCGTCTCCACCGCCCCATCGTATGTGCACGCGCACAACTTATGCGCGTGATGTTGACAGCGAACTCGGTCGTGCATACTCTGTACACGTTCACAGAACCTCAGCGCAGAGGAACGGCGCTCGGAACTGTGCACGTTCACAGATCTGAGGAGCGCATGACCACCCCCGCCCGGCCCTTCGAGCACGACGGCATCGCGTTCGGTTGCGACTACAACCCCGAACAGTGGACGCCCGACGTGTGGGACGAGGACATCGCCCTGATGGGCGAAGCGGGCGTCGACCTCGTCGCGATCAACATCTTCGGCTGGTCCCACATCGAGCCCCGCCCGGGGGAGTACCGCTTCGACGCGCTCGACGACGTCCTCGGCCGCCTCCACGCCGCGGGCATCCGCGTGAACCTCGGCACCGGCACCGCGTCCCCTCCGGCATGGCTCGCCACCGCGCACCCCGAGATCCTGCCCATGGCCGAGGACGGCACGCGTCGTTACCCGGGCGGACGTCAGGCGTTCTGCCCGAGCTCGCCGGTGTTCCGGGATGCCGCGATGCGACTGGCCGGCACCGTGGCGCGCCGCTACGCCGACCACCCCGCGGTCGAGCTGTGGCACGTCTCGAACGAACTCGGCTGCCACAACGCCCTCTGCTACTGCGACGAGAGCGCCGCGGCCTTCCGCCGCTGGCTCCGCGCCAGGTACGGCACGCTCGACGCGCTGAACGCCGCATGGGGCACCGCCTTCTGGAGCCAGACGTACGGCGACTGGGACGAGATCCTCCCGCCGCGCACGACGCTCTCGGCCCGCAATCCCGGCCAGGCGCTGGACTTCCACCGCTTCAGCTCCGACGAGCTGCTCTCGTACTACCGGGCGGAGGCCGAGGTCATCCGCGCGGTGAGCGCCGTGCCCATCACGACCAACTTCATGGTCACCGCGCACATCGAGAACCTCGACTACTGGTCGTGGGCGGCCGACATGGACATCATCGCCAACGACCACTACCTCGACAACCGTCTCGCCGATCCTCGCGCGGAGCTCGCCTTCGCTGCCGACCTCTCGCGCGGACTGGGCCGTGGGGCGCCCTGGATCCTCATGGAGCACTCGACCGGCGCCGTCAACTGGCAGCCCCTCAACAAGCCGAAGGCGGCCGGCGAGATCATCCGCAACTCGCTCACCCACGTCGCCCGCGGCGCTGACGGCGTGTGCTTCTTCCAATGGCGCGCCTCCGTGCAGGGGAGCGAGAAGTTCCACTCCGCGATGCTCCCCCACGCCGGCACCGACACGGCCGTGTGGAGAGAGGTCGTCGAGCTCGGCGGCATCGTCGAGCGCATCGGCGAGGTGGCGGGCTCGCGCGTCGAGACCGACGTCGCCCTCGTCTTCTCGTGGGAATCGTGGTGGGCGACCCAGACCGACTCGCGTCCGAGCCAGGCCCTCGGCTACCTCGACCAGGTGCACGCCGCGTACGGCGCGCTCCACGCGCTCGGCCTGACCGTCGACATCGTCGCACCCGGCGCCGACCTCTCGGCGTACCGGCTGGTCGTCGTGCCCGGACTGCACCTGGTGCGCCAGGAGGAGGCATCCGTCATCACCGACTGGATCGCCGCCGGCGGCACCGCGCTCATCACCTTCTACAGCGGCACCGTCGACCAGGAAGACCGCGTCTGGACGGGCGGCTACACCGGCCCGTTCCGCGACGCGCTCGGCATCCGCATCGAGGAGTTCGCGCCGGTCGCCGCCGGCAGCACCCTGACCCTCACCGACGGCACCACGTCGACGCTGTGGTCGGAGCGGTCGCACGTCACGACGGCGCAGGTCGAGGCATCCTTCGCGGACGGACCCTCGGCCGGCCACCCGGCCGTCACCCGCAACGCGTGGGGCGACGGCACGGCCTGGTACCTCGCGACGCTCCCCACCCCGGAGGCGTACCGCGCACTGGTCTCCCGTCTCGCGGACGACGCGGGCGTGCGCGCTGCGGCGGAGGTCCGCGGCGCGAGCGACGCCCTCGAGATCGTCAGGCGGAAGGGGACGGATGCCTCGTACCTCTTCGTCGTCAACCACGGCGAGACGCCGGCCGTCGTGACGGCCGCGGGCGTCGAGCTGGTCACCGGGATGCCGGTCGCCGCGGACGTCGCGGTCCCCGGCGGCGCGGTGCGCATCATCAGAGAGGAGGCGGCCGCATGACCGCCACCGAAGTCCTCGTCACACGAGGAGCACGAGGAGCACGGAAAGGGCGGCGGCCGTCCGACACGGTACGGCGCAAGACCCCGCACAAGGGCGCGATCGCGATCTTCACAGGTCCGTTCAGCGTGCTGTTCCTGCTGTTCTACCTGATCCCCATCGGCTACGCGGTGTGGCAGTCGCTCCTCGTCGTCGAGCGCGACGGGCTCTACGGCGAGCCGACCGAGGTCTTCGGCGGGCTCACCCAGTACCTCCTCGTCTTCCAGAACGCGCCGTTCTGGGAGTCGGTCGGACGGGTGCTCCTGTTCGGCGTCGTGCAGGTGCCGATCATGCTGGGCCTGGCGCTCCTGTTCGCGCTGCTGCTGGATTCGCCGGTGCTCAAGGGCAAGAAGTTCTTCCGCCTCGCGTTCTTCGCGCCGTACGCGGTGCCCGGCGTCATCGCGGCGATCATGTGGGGCTTCCTCTACTCGCCGAACCTGTCGCCCTTCACGCAGGTGACGCAGAACGTCGACTTCCTGTCGCCGCAGCTGGTGCTCTGGTCGATCGCGAACGTCGTGACGTGGGTGTTCGTCGGCTACAACATGCTGATCATCTACTCGGCGCTCCTCGCGATCCCCGCCGAGGTGTACGAGGCCGCGCGCCTCGACGGCGCCGGTCAGGTCCGCATCGCGTGGTCGATCAAGATCCCGATGATCGCCCCGGCGCTCATCCTGACGGCGGTCTTCTCGATCATCGGCACGCTGCAGCTGCTCGCCGAGCCCCAGGTGTTCCGCTCGTTCAGCGCCGCGGTGTCGAGCACCTACACGCCGAACATGACCATCTACGCGACCAGCGCGATCCCGAACACGCACCTGGCGGCCGCCTTCTCGGTCGTCCTCGCCCTGGCGACGTTCGTGCTCTCGTTCGTGTTCCTCAAGGTCACCCAGCGGAAGGCCGAGCAATGAGCCTCCTCACCCGTACCGCCGGCGCGACCGCCGACGACCTGAAGCCCTCCTCGCGCGGGCCGAAGGAGAGCATCCTCTCGCGCGGAGCCGCGCTCATCGTGATGGGGGTCTTCACCCTCTACTTCCTCGTGCCGATCTGGTGGCTGTTCATCGCCTCCACCAAGGACCGCGGCGACCTGCTCACGACGAACGCCCTGTGGTTCGCGGACTGGAACTTCTTCGCCAACGTCGGCGACCTGCTGACCTACAACGACGGCATCTACGTGCGGTGGCTCCTCAACAGCCTCGGCTACGCGGGCGTCGGCGCGCTGCTGGCGACCGTGTTCGCGGGCATGTGCGGCTACGCCCTGGCGAAGTACCGGTTCCGCGGGCGTGAGGCGTACTTCAACACGGTCCTCGGCGGTGTTCTCGTCCCGGCCACGGCACTCGCGCTCCCGCTGTTCCTGCTGTTCAGCCAGGTCAACATGACCAACACGTTCTGGGCCGTGCTGCTGCCGAGCATCGTGAGCCCGTTCGGCGTGTACCTCAGCCGCATCTACGCGTCGGCGAGCGTGCCCGACGAGCTCATCGAGGCCGGCCGCATCGACGGCGCGAGCGAGGTGCGCACGTACTTCACGATCTCGATGCGCCTGATGATGCCCGCCCTCATCACGGTGTTCCTCTTCCAGTTCGTGTCGATCTGGAACAACTTCTTCCTGCCGCTGATCATGCTGCGCAGCCAGGAGCTGTTCCCGGTCACCTACGGCCTCTACTCGTGGAACACGCAGCTCAACCAGATCCCCGAGCTGCGCACGTACGTCCTGGTCGGGTCGTTCCTCTCGATCGTCCCGCTCATCATCGCCTTCCTCCTCCTTCAGCGCTTCTGGCGCAACGGCCTGGGCACCGGGTCCGTGAAGTGAGTCCCCGCCGAGGGGCCAGCCCCCGGCATCCGTTGTAATCACCCACCAAGTAAGGAATGACATGCAGCACAACAAGAGGGCAGTCGTCACCGGCGTCGCACTGCTCAGCGCGCTCGCGCTGGCCGGATGCTCCGGCGGAGGCTCCGGAACGGACAACGGCGGCGGCGGGGATGCCGCAGCCTGCGCGCCGTCGGACGGAGACGTGACGCTCGAGTTCACCTCGTGGATCCCCGGCATCGAGGACGTCGCCGCGCTCTGGAACGAGGAGAACCCCGATATCCAGGTGGAGGTGCAGACCGGCCCGAACGGCAACGGCGGCACCTACCAGAGCTTCTTCAGCCAGCTCGAGGCGGGCAACGCGCCCGACCTCGGCCAGATCGAGTACGACGCGCTCGCGAGCTTCCGCGTGCAGGACGGACTCGAGGACCTCTCGGTGTGCGAGGACGTCGTCGCCGCCGAGGCCGAGTTCATCCCGTGGACCTGGGGCCAGGTCACCCTCGGCACCGACGGCGTCTACGGCGTGCCGCAGGACTCGGGCCCCATGGCGCTGTTCTACCGCTCCGACCTGTTCGAGCAGAACGGCATCGCGGTCCCGACGACGTGGGAGGAGTACAAGGAGGCCGCCAAGGCCGTGCGCGCCGCCGGCGGGTACATCACGAACTTCTCCACCGCCGACATCAACCAGTTCGCGGGCTTCGTGTGGCAGGGCAACGGCGACTGGTTCTCCAACAACGGCGAGGAGTGGACGGTCGACCTGACCGGCGAGCAGTCGACGACGGTCGCCGAGTACTGGCAGGAGCTCCTCGACGAGGACCTCGTCGCCACCTACCCGGCTTGGACCGAGGAGTGGAACAACGCCTACAACTCGGGTGAGGTCTGGACCTGGAACTCCGCCGTGTGGGGCGCGAACTCCATCTCGTCCGGCGCTCCCGACACCGCCGGCAAGTGGTCGGTCGCTCCGTCCCCGCAGTGGGAGGCCGGCGACGCCAGCTCCGGCAACTGGGGCGGCTCGTCGATCGCGGTCTTCAAGGGCACCGATCACCTCTACGAGGCGACCAAGTTCGCGCTGTGGCTCAACACCTCGGACGAGGCGCTGACCGCGCTCAACAAGTCGGCGAACATCTACCCCGCCACGACGGCCGGCCTCGAGCTGCCGTCGCTGCAGGAGGGCGTCGAGTTCTACGGCGGCCAGAAGATCTACGACGTGTTCGCCGAGGCGGCCGCGCAGGTCAACCCCGACTTCGTGTGGGGTCCGACCATGACGCAGACCTACGCCGACGTGTCGGACGGCTTCCAGAAGGCCGTGACGGGTCAGGGCACGCTGCTCGAGGCCCTCGCCGCGGCGCAGGAGTCGACCATCGCGACCCTGAAGGCGCAGTCCATCCCGGTTGCGGAGTAGTCTCCCCGCGTGATCCATCACCTCCGTGCCGCGGGAGTCAGCCTCGTGCTCGACTCCCGCGGCTCGGGCGTTCCCGCGATCGTCCACTGGGGACGAGACCTCGGGGCGCTCGCCGAATCAGACCTCGTCCTGCTCGCCGACGCGACGGTCCCCGCGGTGGCGCCGAGCTCGATCGACGCCCCGCTGCGGCTCACGCTGCTGCCCGCACTGGCCGACGGCTGGTCGGGCCTTCCCGCGGTCTCCGTCGAGGGCACCCGCGCGGCGCCGCGGCAGCTCGGCACGGTGCGCGACGGCGACGTCATCGTCACCGAGTGCGCGTGGGCGGATGCCGTCATCACGACCCGTCTGGAGCTCACCCCGCAGGGCGTGCTGCTCGCCGCCCAGGCCGTGCGCAACGACGGGATCGCTCCGGTCGTGCTCACGGCAGCGGGCGTCGCCCTCCCGGTGCCGGACCGCGCGCGCGAGACGCTCGACTTCTCGGGACGCTGGGCGGGAGAGCGCCGCCCGCAGCGGGCGACCCCCGGTCAGGGCGTGTGGCTGCGCGAGTCCCGGCACGGCCGCGGCGGCCACGACGAGCCGTTCCTGATGGTCGCGGGAACGCCGGGCTTCGGCTTCGGCGCGGGCGAGGTGTGGGCGACGCACCTGGCGTGGAGCGGCGACACCCGGCTCTGGTTCGAGCGCACCGACCTCGGGCCGGCCGTGCTCGGCGCCGGCGAGCGGCTCGGCGCTCTCACGCTGCCGCCCGGCGAGGCGTATGAGGGTCCGACGGTGGTCGCGACATGGTCGGCCACC
This window of the Microbacterium sp. SSM24 genome carries:
- the pheA gene encoding prephenate dehydratase → MTSEAPETEASVPTRRSYSYLGPAGTFTEAALAQVPEARGQEWRPVRNVGEALADVLEGRSDAAMIAIENSVDGGVSTAQDALATVPGLRIVGEYLVPVEFVLVGRPGAKIEDVSLIAAHPVAYAQCLQWLSKNLPAHAHVPAASNVASAMGLIDGSSDADAAIAPPGILVHHELELLASAIGDNANAVTRFVLVSRTVAPPPPTGADKTSLIAELPDDHPGALLEMLEQFATRGINLSLLASRPIGDALGRYRFVIDADGHISDERMADALLGLRRFSPQVVFLGSYPRADRAVVRYPERYSDDVFVEARDWLRGLLSGEPDEA
- a CDS encoding pyridoxamine 5'-phosphate oxidase family protein; the encoded protein is MTEPFVFDPSNEVHARTLARLEGEQVAWIGTTGRDGYPHAVPVWFLWLGDRALVLSEPRTAKVRNLEADPKVLLHLEAGADGEQLAVLRGLATLSPGAGPEWAERIGAAYGAKYDEWMLRLGLTTETMFARYSTVIEITPVSLIAW
- a CDS encoding class I SAM-dependent methyltransferase translates to MSTSPSLSAGPTADAFAERMLTSALGWIDVMSAYLGDRLGWYRSLADAGPSTPDELADRTGTSPRYAREWLEQQAVSGILTLDDSGRYTLPPGPAEVLTDAASLAYLAPLSRLFAATGAQTAALLEAYRTGGGVSWEQFGPDAREAQADLNRPWFGELAGAFATVPELHAVLSRPGARIADIGMGGGWSSIELAKAHPGLRVDGFDVDEPSIALARENAEAAGVADRVEFHNADGDGLAHDGPFDAAFAFECIHDMPRPVEVLEAMRLAVRDGGPVIVMDEAVADRLVAPGDELERIMYGFSLFCCLPDGLSHQPSVGTGTVMRPGILRRYAQEAGFADLEILPIEDFSFFRFYSLTR
- a CDS encoding LLM class flavin-dependent oxidoreductase, with protein sequence MSTATPALSVLDLVPVRAGQTSAQAVAASLALVTRADELGFRRYWFAEHHNMPAVASTTPPVLAAASAARTSRIRLGSGGVMLPNHSPLVVAEQFAALEALAPGRIDLGLGRAPGSDPVITQLLRQSGTTSDVDRFPDHVRDIVSLVSPEGASVRFTSGGTYDVHATPAAATVPEVWLLGSSDYSAQLAASVGLPYVFANHFSGQGLERALDLYRSAYRPSEAHPEPRTFLTANVLAAPTDAEAEERVLPNLRMTARLRTNRPLIPLETVEQSLAGAADFEGLGDSFMDSARANWFVGTPDAVATRLREFASTHGVDEIMVSPIAGSYDGEPMDASPGRLQTLDLLAAELGLA
- a CDS encoding LacI family DNA-binding transcriptional regulator, which encodes METNGRRRRATVKDVATEAGVSRGTVSRVLNGQPYVSDEARAAIDAAIAKVGFIPNRAARSLVMQSSQAIGLIVHEPHSLFVEDPNIGSILLGANAALSEADYQLSFLIADSTRDIDRLARYLSGGLIDGVIIVSARVGDPITRAIADLALPAAFVGHPRDIGDAAYVAIDNRGAAREITSRLVATGRKRIGMIAPALDRDSGSDRLAGFVDALGNRFDPQLVERIPLYSYSDGQAGMRALLERAPDIDGVFASSDAVAAGAMDVLQAAGRRIPDDVGVVGFDDSSWALRTDPPLSTVHQPATELGRAAAESVLRQLRGEDPGTEGRVLECPVVWRGSA
- a CDS encoding beta-galactosidase, with amino-acid sequence MTTPARPFEHDGIAFGCDYNPEQWTPDVWDEDIALMGEAGVDLVAINIFGWSHIEPRPGEYRFDALDDVLGRLHAAGIRVNLGTGTASPPAWLATAHPEILPMAEDGTRRYPGGRQAFCPSSPVFRDAAMRLAGTVARRYADHPAVELWHVSNELGCHNALCYCDESAAAFRRWLRARYGTLDALNAAWGTAFWSQTYGDWDEILPPRTTLSARNPGQALDFHRFSSDELLSYYRAEAEVIRAVSAVPITTNFMVTAHIENLDYWSWAADMDIIANDHYLDNRLADPRAELAFAADLSRGLGRGAPWILMEHSTGAVNWQPLNKPKAAGEIIRNSLTHVARGADGVCFFQWRASVQGSEKFHSAMLPHAGTDTAVWREVVELGGIVERIGEVAGSRVETDVALVFSWESWWATQTDSRPSQALGYLDQVHAAYGALHALGLTVDIVAPGADLSAYRLVVVPGLHLVRQEEASVITDWIAAGGTALITFYSGTVDQEDRVWTGGYTGPFRDALGIRIEEFAPVAAGSTLTLTDGTTSTLWSERSHVTTAQVEASFADGPSAGHPAVTRNAWGDGTAWYLATLPTPEAYRALVSRLADDAGVRAAAEVRGASDALEIVRRKGTDASYLFVVNHGETPAVVTAAGVELVTGMPVAADVAVPGGAVRIIREEAAA
- a CDS encoding carbohydrate ABC transporter permease, translated to MTATEVLVTRGARGARKGRRPSDTVRRKTPHKGAIAIFTGPFSVLFLLFYLIPIGYAVWQSLLVVERDGLYGEPTEVFGGLTQYLLVFQNAPFWESVGRVLLFGVVQVPIMLGLALLFALLLDSPVLKGKKFFRLAFFAPYAVPGVIAAIMWGFLYSPNLSPFTQVTQNVDFLSPQLVLWSIANVVTWVFVGYNMLIIYSALLAIPAEVYEAARLDGAGQVRIAWSIKIPMIAPALILTAVFSIIGTLQLLAEPQVFRSFSAAVSSTYTPNMTIYATSAIPNTHLAAAFSVVLALATFVLSFVFLKVTQRKAEQ
- a CDS encoding carbohydrate ABC transporter permease — protein: MSLLTRTAGATADDLKPSSRGPKESILSRGAALIVMGVFTLYFLVPIWWLFIASTKDRGDLLTTNALWFADWNFFANVGDLLTYNDGIYVRWLLNSLGYAGVGALLATVFAGMCGYALAKYRFRGREAYFNTVLGGVLVPATALALPLFLLFSQVNMTNTFWAVLLPSIVSPFGVYLSRIYASASVPDELIEAGRIDGASEVRTYFTISMRLMMPALITVFLFQFVSIWNNFFLPLIMLRSQELFPVTYGLYSWNTQLNQIPELRTYVLVGSFLSIVPLIIAFLLLQRFWRNGLGTGSVK
- a CDS encoding ABC transporter substrate-binding protein; translation: MQHNKRAVVTGVALLSALALAGCSGGGSGTDNGGGGDAAACAPSDGDVTLEFTSWIPGIEDVAALWNEENPDIQVEVQTGPNGNGGTYQSFFSQLEAGNAPDLGQIEYDALASFRVQDGLEDLSVCEDVVAAEAEFIPWTWGQVTLGTDGVYGVPQDSGPMALFYRSDLFEQNGIAVPTTWEEYKEAAKAVRAAGGYITNFSTADINQFAGFVWQGNGDWFSNNGEEWTVDLTGEQSTTVAEYWQELLDEDLVATYPAWTEEWNNAYNSGEVWTWNSAVWGANSISSGAPDTAGKWSVAPSPQWEAGDASSGNWGGSSIAVFKGTDHLYEATKFALWLNTSDEALTALNKSANIYPATTAGLELPSLQEGVEFYGGQKIYDVFAEAAAQVNPDFVWGPTMTQTYADVSDGFQKAVTGQGTLLEALAAAQESTIATLKAQSIPVAE